One window of the Gimesia sp. genome contains the following:
- a CDS encoding carbonic anhydrase family protein, whose protein sequence is MLRMSLNPLLTCCLLTVLLTSCAKEQPTAGNASENGAETIGDVKPLVNRVLTQEEQAQLTPEQVLTMLKEGNQRFVAGTLTARDHSKLVREAALGQYPKAVILSCLDSRIPVEDVFDRGIGDIFVARVAGNFENTDILGSMEFACKVSGSKLVFVLGHESCGAIRGAIDGVELGNITSMLANIKPAVEHFKDYEGEQTGQNPEFVKMVTKQNVLATIDRIRTNSPILKEMELQGDIKIVGGIYNMDTGTVTMLEE, encoded by the coding sequence ATGCTCAGAATGAGTCTGAACCCGTTGCTGACCTGTTGTCTTTTGACTGTCTTGCTTACCTCTTGCGCAAAAGAACAGCCAACTGCCGGCAACGCATCAGAAAATGGTGCCGAAACCATCGGCGATGTCAAACCGCTGGTGAACCGGGTGCTGACTCAGGAAGAACAGGCGCAACTGACGCCGGAGCAGGTACTCACTATGCTCAAAGAGGGAAATCAGCGCTTCGTGGCTGGGACACTTACTGCCCGCGATCATTCCAAACTGGTTCGTGAGGCGGCTCTGGGGCAGTATCCCAAAGCGGTGATTCTTTCCTGTCTCGATTCGCGTATTCCCGTGGAAGACGTTTTCGATCGGGGCATCGGCGATATTTTTGTGGCGCGAGTGGCAGGGAACTTCGAAAATACCGACATCCTGGGCAGTATGGAGTTCGCCTGTAAGGTCTCAGGTTCCAAACTCGTCTTTGTGCTGGGACACGAGAGTTGTGGCGCGATCCGCGGGGCGATTGACGGTGTCGAACTGGGGAATATCACTTCGATGCTGGCCAACATCAAACCAGCCGTCGAGCACTTTAAAGATTACGAGGGAGAGCAGACGGGGCAGAACCCTGAGTTCGTGAAGATGGTCACCAAACAGAATGTGCTGGCTACAATTGATCGCATTCGGACCAACAGCCCGATTCTTAAAGAAATGGAACTGCAGGGGGACATCAAAATCGTTGGCGGAATCTATAACATGGATACCGGCACTGTCACCATGCTGGAAGAGTAG
- a CDS encoding DUF2200 domain-containing protein: MTSADDHHERVAKLTFAAVYPHYVTKVEKKGRTREELHQVIRWLTGFTDKALQKHISDQITFKEFFQRAKLNPNAHLITGVICGYRVEEIDNPLTQQVRYLDKLVDELAKGKKMEKILRSA, translated from the coding sequence GTGACCAGTGCCGACGATCATCACGAACGCGTTGCCAAACTGACGTTTGCTGCCGTGTATCCACACTACGTAACCAAAGTGGAGAAGAAAGGTCGGACCAGGGAAGAACTGCACCAGGTAATCCGCTGGTTGACAGGTTTCACTGATAAGGCTTTGCAGAAACACATCAGCGACCAGATCACGTTCAAAGAATTCTTTCAACGCGCGAAGTTAAACCCCAACGCACATCTTATCACAGGTGTGATCTGCGGCTATCGGGTGGAAGAGATAGATAACCCGTTAACGCAGCAGGTCAGGTACCTGGATAAGCTGGTCGATGAACTGGCCAAAGGGAAGAAGATGGAAAAAATCCTGCGATCAGCATGA
- a CDS encoding sodium:solute symporter family protein, which produces MTFWLGILLTLYVLLMVGLGLYAGGRVQTEEDYLVAGRRLPLWLAWGTLLATWFGAATVLGASEAARTEGVQGTILDPFASGLALIVAGLFFARRVWEMKLLTVGDLFAQKYGPKTELISSIVQALGYLPWIAAQYLAQSAILTHFFGVDPTVAILISALFVTFLTMIGGMWSVTLTDTVQICVVLISLVMLGVNFAASVGEGSVVVGIETTWERTPPELRTLLPEAGLLALLGWSTTWINGIFGNLPGQDLMQRIFASRSGTVASRACILAGCVYILFGLLPVGLGLASRQLWPDELPQGSDGQVLLALAELLLSPLGICLLVITLLAIVVSTCTSAMLSPAALLSHNLLHRIDWFDQRRLLTSRLSVVIVALASLPLALVTEEILELLESALAVGLVALLVPFVAGVYLKPRGEWPGLLSIGCGALFWTAHQIAASLLVTDEEQLDSVSALLLSIPPELTGLLASILGYLVGQRLLLHSQPDSTV; this is translated from the coding sequence ATGACGTTCTGGCTTGGTATTCTGCTGACACTGTATGTACTGCTGATGGTCGGTCTCGGCCTGTATGCCGGGGGCAGGGTACAAACGGAAGAAGATTATCTCGTCGCAGGACGGCGCTTGCCGCTCTGGCTGGCATGGGGGACGCTGCTGGCAACCTGGTTCGGGGCCGCCACGGTTCTGGGGGCCAGTGAAGCGGCACGAACGGAGGGCGTGCAGGGGACGATACTCGATCCGTTCGCCTCGGGGCTGGCTCTGATCGTGGCTGGTTTGTTCTTCGCCCGGCGGGTCTGGGAGATGAAACTGCTGACCGTGGGGGATCTCTTCGCGCAGAAGTACGGCCCGAAAACGGAACTGATCTCCAGTATCGTTCAGGCCCTGGGCTACCTGCCCTGGATCGCGGCTCAGTACCTGGCTCAGTCGGCGATCCTCACTCATTTTTTCGGAGTCGACCCCACTGTCGCAATTCTGATCTCCGCCTTGTTTGTCACTTTCCTGACAATGATCGGGGGAATGTGGTCGGTAACCCTGACCGATACCGTCCAGATCTGCGTAGTGCTGATCAGCCTGGTGATGCTGGGCGTCAACTTCGCAGCTTCGGTAGGTGAGGGTTCCGTGGTGGTCGGAATTGAAACGACCTGGGAGCGGACGCCACCAGAACTGCGGACCCTGCTTCCCGAAGCGGGACTGCTGGCTCTGCTGGGCTGGTCGACAACCTGGATCAACGGCATCTTCGGAAATCTGCCAGGACAGGATCTGATGCAACGGATATTCGCCAGTCGCAGCGGGACGGTCGCCTCGCGGGCCTGCATCCTGGCGGGCTGTGTGTATATTCTGTTTGGTCTGTTGCCCGTCGGACTAGGGCTGGCTTCGCGACAACTCTGGCCCGATGAACTGCCCCAGGGGAGTGACGGTCAGGTCCTGCTGGCACTGGCTGAACTGCTGCTGTCCCCCTTGGGAATCTGCCTGCTGGTCATCACGCTGCTGGCGATTGTCGTGTCTACCTGCACCAGCGCGATGCTTTCTCCCGCTGCGTTGCTCTCGCATAATCTGTTGCATCGCATCGACTGGTTCGATCAGCGACGCCTGCTGACCAGTCGCTTGAGTGTCGTCATCGTTGCCCTGGCCAGTCTCCCTCTGGCGCTGGTGACCGAAGAGATTCTGGAGCTGCTCGAAAGTGCTCTCGCGGTGGGACTGGTGGCACTGCTGGTTCCCTTTGTAGCCGGCGTCTATCTCAAGCCACGTGGCGAATGGCCGGGACTACTCTCCATCGGTTGTGGTGCTCTGTTCTGGACAGCCCATCAGATCGCAGCGTCACTACTGGTCACTGACGAGGAACAGCTCGATTCAGTGTCTGCTCTGTTGCTCTCGATCCCTCCCGAGTTAACAGGTCTGCTGGCGAGCATACTGGGTTATCTGGTGGGGCAACGTCTGCTGCTGCACTCTCAGCCAGACTCAACTGTCTGA
- a CDS encoding sugar phosphate isomerase/epimerase family protein — protein sequence MPTSDFLSRRQFVLLAAAAAASHPLLAQGAKSEEGYLNGRLYKTLKIGMVRAGDSLEEKFALAKEAGFDGIELNTPGIDVKEVNAAIKATGLPVDGSVNAGHWNVRHTDPDPKVRAKALDSLKEALRQTHAVGGNTVLLVVGKGSDGPEEEIWKRSIDNISKAIPLAAELGVPIAVENVWNQFCYDHEGDHKQTAEKFVKYIDEFDSPWVGMQFDIGNHWKYGSMGDWIRQLNKRIIKLDLKGFSREMGKFTKIGEGDLDWADVRKALAEIKYAGWAAAEVAGGDLARLKEISANMDRVFGLTPKS from the coding sequence ATGCCTACATCCGATTTTCTTTCCCGCCGTCAGTTTGTCCTGTTAGCCGCTGCTGCCGCAGCTTCCCATCCTCTGCTGGCGCAAGGTGCCAAAAGTGAGGAAGGCTATCTCAACGGTCGTCTCTATAAAACCTTGAAGATCGGAATGGTTCGGGCCGGGGACAGTCTCGAAGAAAAATTCGCTCTCGCCAAAGAAGCGGGCTTCGATGGTATTGAATTAAATACCCCAGGCATCGATGTCAAAGAAGTCAACGCAGCTATCAAAGCGACCGGACTGCCCGTCGATGGATCTGTCAACGCCGGTCACTGGAATGTACGGCACACCGATCCCGATCCCAAAGTACGTGCCAAGGCACTCGACAGCCTGAAAGAAGCACTCCGCCAGACACATGCCGTCGGCGGAAACACGGTTCTGCTGGTCGTCGGCAAGGGGAGCGATGGTCCGGAAGAAGAAATCTGGAAACGTTCGATTGACAATATTTCTAAGGCGATCCCGCTGGCTGCAGAGCTGGGAGTTCCTATTGCAGTTGAGAATGTCTGGAACCAGTTCTGCTACGACCACGAAGGCGATCACAAGCAGACCGCTGAGAAGTTCGTGAAGTACATCGACGAGTTCGATTCCCCCTGGGTCGGTATGCAGTTTGATATCGGCAATCACTGGAAATACGGCAGCATGGGCGACTGGATTCGTCAGCTAAACAAACGGATCATCAAGCTGGACCTCAAAGGGTTCTCCCGCGAAATGGGCAAGTTCACCAAGATCGGCGAAGGCGATCTGGACTGGGCCGATGTCCGCAAAGCCCTGGCGGAAATCAAGTACGCTGGCTGGGCTGCCGCTGAAGTTGCCGGCGGTGATCTGGCACGGCTGAAAGAAATCTCAGCCAACATGGATCGCGTCTTCGGTTTGACTCCCAAATCTTAA
- a CDS encoding Tm-1-like ATP-binding domain-containing protein, protein MQPTVYALATMDTKGEELCFVADAIRRAGVDVVLVDVSTQGRSERADISAETITGSHPGGPKQVLGHTDRGAAITVMATALEHWLPAEVSAGRVDGVIALGGSGGTALVAPAFQTLPVGFPKLIVSTVASGNTRPYVGFSDITLMYSVVDVAGLNSVSRRVLSNAAHAIAGMVSHRTEFPADRPALGLTMFGVTTPCVDMVRELLEARGFDPLVFHATGTGGQAMEKLVADGLIEGVLDITTTEVADELVGGIMPGGPRRFEVILERGLPYVLSLGALDMVNFGARETVPASFADRLFLIHNPQVTLMRTTAEENRQFARWIAEKINRSTSPVEILIPEQGISMLDKTGEAFYDPQADQCLFETLEQEIQQTADRRVTRHDCHINDAAFADALVSAFARVSGNRFQ, encoded by the coding sequence ATGCAACCAACCGTCTATGCCCTGGCGACGATGGACACCAAAGGCGAGGAACTCTGCTTCGTTGCGGATGCAATTCGTCGTGCCGGTGTCGATGTGGTTCTGGTCGATGTCAGCACGCAGGGTCGATCAGAGCGGGCAGATATCTCTGCTGAAACGATTACCGGCTCTCACCCGGGTGGGCCGAAACAGGTACTGGGACACACAGACCGGGGCGCAGCGATTACGGTGATGGCGACGGCACTTGAGCACTGGTTACCCGCCGAAGTCAGTGCAGGCAGGGTTGACGGGGTCATCGCTTTGGGTGGCAGCGGAGGTACGGCGTTGGTTGCTCCGGCGTTTCAGACGCTGCCGGTTGGCTTTCCCAAGCTGATCGTTTCGACGGTGGCCAGTGGAAATACACGACCCTACGTCGGCTTCAGCGATATTACGCTGATGTATTCCGTGGTCGATGTCGCCGGCTTGAATTCCGTTTCACGGCGGGTCTTGAGCAATGCGGCTCACGCGATCGCGGGAATGGTGTCACACCGCACTGAATTCCCGGCAGACCGCCCTGCCCTGGGTCTGACCATGTTCGGTGTGACAACCCCCTGTGTGGACATGGTCCGCGAACTGTTGGAGGCACGCGGCTTTGATCCGCTGGTCTTCCATGCAACGGGCACTGGAGGCCAGGCGATGGAGAAACTCGTGGCCGACGGTTTGATCGAGGGTGTTCTCGATATCACCACTACCGAAGTCGCCGATGAACTTGTAGGAGGCATCATGCCTGGCGGACCACGCCGGTTTGAGGTAATCCTCGAACGGGGGCTCCCCTATGTGCTGAGCCTGGGCGCGCTGGACATGGTCAATTTTGGTGCCCGCGAGACCGTTCCCGCCTCATTTGCCGACCGTCTGTTTCTGATTCATAATCCCCAGGTCACCCTGATGCGAACGACGGCGGAAGAGAACCGGCAATTCGCCCGCTGGATCGCAGAAAAAATCAATCGCTCTACGTCTCCTGTCGAAATCCTGATTCCTGAACAGGGAATTTCGATGCTGGATAAAACAGGCGAAGCGTTCTATGATCCCCAGGCAGACCAGTGTCTGTTCGAGACGCTGGAGCAGGAAATTCAGCAGACCGCAGATCGACGGGTGACGCGGCACGACTGTCACATCAACGACGCCGCGTTTGCCGATGCGCTGGTCTCGGCCTTTGCACGCGTGAGCGGGAATCGCTTTCAATAA